Below is a genomic region from Acidobacteriota bacterium.
GAGGGGGAGTCGGTGAGACAAGGGCTCCGCCCGCAGTCGAACCGGTGGGGGGGACGGAATCGGCGAGATAGCCAGATAGGAGATCCGCCCGTAGTCGAACCGGTGGGGGGGACGGAATTAGCAAGATCGTCAGTTAGGAGATCCCGCCCGCAGTCGAGCCGGATGGGGCCCCAGTCTCCGAGGTTCGTAAAAGGTCCCTGTTTCACCCTGTATGATCCGTCCCGTCGTCGGGGACGGGGAGTGGCTGATCATTCCTCCGGGTCGCCGGTAAAGCTTCTGAAGAATCCGCGGCGGGTGAGCCTGGGGTTGGCCGGGCGAAATGCCAGTTTGTCCAGGCTGAATCCGTAGTTGAGCTTTTCCAGGTCACTCAACAGCTCGTAGGCGGAGGGGTATCGGTCGCCCGGGTCCTTTTGCAGGAGGGCTCCCAACAGGCGGCTCCAGCCCGGAGATGTGTGGGGCCGTACCGAAATCAGCCTGGGAAGCTCCCGGTCCTGGATCTGCCGGTCCAGTGCGACCCCATCCTCACCCGTGAAGAGAAACTCCCCCAGAGATATTTCGTAAAGCACGGCCCCCAGGGAGAACAGGTCGCTCCTGGCGTCTGCAGGCTCCCCCCGCACCTGCTCCGGCGCCCGGTAGCTGAGGTGCAGCAGGGGCGGCTGACCCGCTGGAGGGTCCGGTGCCCGCGACTCCGGGGCCTCCGGATCCTGCAGGACCAGGTGGGGCGGCAGATAGGGCAGGACGGCGTCGAGCAGCTTGACCTGGTTGCCTTCCTGCAGGAACAGGCTGCGTGAGGTGAGTTGTCCGTGGACGAGGCCGTTCTCGTGTACCTCCAGCAGTGCGCGGGCGGCTTGAATGGCTGTCTGAAGGGCCTGGTCGAAGTCGCAAGGGCCCGCGCCGATCGTCTCGGCCAGCGTGGTCCCATGCATGAACTCCATGGGGAGAATATGAAGGTCCTCGTGGGCCTCGATCGGGAAGAGTCGGGCCAGGTTGGAGTGGTCCAGGGTGGCGTAGAGAGCCAGCTTCTGCAGGAACTGCGATTCGGCAGGGTCATCCTGCCGCGGCGGGCGCTTCAGGAACAAGAGAGCGACGGTCTCCCGTCGCTCGATGTGGGTCGCCTTATGGAAGCACCGGGTGTCCGCCAGCCGGTCTCTGGAGAGAATTCGGTAAGGGCCGATCTGCTTGCCGATGAACACGGGAACGGGCCGGCTAAAATGGGATGTCGTCGTCGGAAGCCCCGGTGTCCGAGTTGGCTACAGCGGCGGGTTGGGCTGCCGGCGCCGCTTGTCCTTCCTCGGATCGGCCGCCCAGCATGACCATGTTGTCGGCCTGAACCTCGGTGGAGTAGCGCTTGTTGCCCTCCCTGTCCTGCCAACTCCGGGTTTGCAGTTTCCCCTCGATGTAGACCAGCCTTCCCTTGCTGAGGTACTGGCCGCAGATTTCCGCCAGTCTTCGCCAGAGGACGACCGTGTGCCACTCCGTTCGCTGCTGCCTTTCGCCGCTCTGATCCTTCCAGGTCTCGTCGGTGGCGATGCGAAGGTTGGCGACCGCCGTGCCTCCTTGCGTGTATCTGACTTCGGGGTCCTGTCCCAACCTGCCCACCAGAATCACCTTGTTGACTGAACCTGCCATTCCACGCCTCCTTGTAACCTTCGATGGGAGAATTGGTTCGGGAGAAATTCTTCAGCGGCGCGACGCCTTCCGGCGAGGGGCGCGTGCCGATACGCCCAGGATTTTCAGACGATTTCTGGCGATCTTGGCCTCTTCGGAGGACGGGTGCTTCTGGATGACCCAGCGGAGCTCCTTGACCCCGGCCTGCCGGTTTTCGAGCTCCAGGTAGCTGAACCCCTTCTTCAAGATCGCCGCCGGGACCTTGTCGCCCTTGGGGTAGATCTGTATCACCCGGTCAAAGGCATCTACAGCTTCGGCAAAGTTCCGGATCCCGTAAAAGGTTTCGCCGATCCAATAGAGAGCGTTGTCCGAGAGTTCGGTTTGCGGGTAGTTGTTGACGTATTCCTGAAATCCCTCCCGGGCCAGGTCATAGCTGCCCTTGAGGTAGTCGCCGTAGGCGGAATTGTAGAGTGCCTCCGGAGACGGAGCACCGCTCGGGCGCCGCGGGTTGTCCAGGGACTCGACGACCTGAGTCTTGGTCTCCGCCATTTGCATGGAGAGCTTGTTGATTCTTTCCATCACCATGTCGATTCCAGTGTTGACCACCGAGAACTGGGTCTCCAGCGAATCGATCTTGGCCCCGACGGCCGTTTCCGTCTGTCGGTTCGATGACTTCATGCCTTCAAGAGCGGCCTGCATCCTGTTCGACTGGTCGAAGAGCTTCTCAACCAGGTCTTTCAAGACAGCGATGTCGGAGTCGAAGCCCTTCTGCAGTTCCCGCAGTTGCTGCTGCATGATGGAAACGTCGGCTTGCAGCCGGATGATTTCCCTTTTTTGAGCCGAGGCCGGAAGCATCGCCATCAACAGAATCCCTAGGCTGGGCAACAGGGTGTGTCTAAGCAATTTGGTCACCTCGATATCTGGGGGTCCGAAGCGGTCGTTTGGTGAATGATAGCAGCGGCTGTTCGGCAGGGCAAGTTCGGGTTGGGCCGCGGAAAAGAGTCGGGGAACCATCCGGAAAATGGGATGTTCCGCCTCTTTCAATATCGGGTGCGACCTGGTGCAAAATGCTGTCTAACCACAATAAGCACAGGAGTCACAAAACGAATTTCTTGATTTCGAGTCTTGAGGATCCATGCAGGTTGAAGCCCGCCTGCCGGATCTGATCACACAAAGCCCGCATGCCTTGGTCGTTTCTCGTCGTTCTGCTCTTTTTGTGCCCTTTGTGGCCATTCCCGGCAACGGTCCCGCTGGCGAATTTTGCAAACTCGCTTAAGTTGCGACTTGGTGAGCAATGCGCGCTAACGCCCCTGTGGCGCGACAGAAAGCTTCGGATCTTGGGAGTACTTGAGGAGAGAACCACCCGGCTAAAGGTGGGAATCCTATGGCTGGAGGGAGAACAAAACGGATGCGACGGGCCACCCCCTGGAGGATCAGGGGGCGGCCGCGCCGCAGGGATTGCTTGCGTCAGCGACTCAGCACGAAATGGGCCCGGCGGTTCTTTTGCCAGCAGGACTCATTGGACTCCATGCACTGGGGCCTCTCCTTGCCGTAGCTGATGGTCTTGACCCTAGAGCTGGAGATTCCCATGGAGGTGAGATGGCTGAGGGCGGCATTGGCTCTGCGGTCGCCCAGACCCAGGTTGTATTCCTCGCTGCCCCGCTCGTCGCAATGGCCTTCAATGGTGAAGCTGACTTGCGGGTATTTCTTGAGGAACTCGGAGGCCGCCGCCAGGGTGGTGCGGGCGTCGTCCCGGATCTCCGACTTGTCGTAGTCGAAATAGATGTCCTTGACCTTCTTGGTGAACATCTCCTCGACAGTCGGTTCTCTCTTCTTGGGCTTGGGAGGCGGTGGGGGCGGTGCCGTGACCGTCACCCGGGCGCTTGCAGTAGTGGTTCCGCCCTCGCCCTTGGCGGTCAACGTATAGGTCGTGGAAGAACTGGGAGATACCGAGCGCGACCCGCTGGTGCTCACGTCGCCTATTCCCTGGTCGATGGAGACGTTGGTGGCGTTGGTGGTGCTCCAGGTCAGGGTCGAGGACTTTCCCTTCTGGATGGTTGTCGGGTTGGCCGTCAAGGTCGCCGTGGGCTTGGGCGGCGGGGGAGGCGGCGCAGGCTCTTCCGGAGGCGCGACCGGCACCTTCTTCTTACAGCCGCCCGAGATTGCGATGAGGAGCGCGAACAGGCACAGGGCAGCCACGTTCAAGGACTTCCTGTTTTTCATAATTTCCTTCCTCCGTTCCAAGATGGGTGTGGAAGCGTAATCGTGTCCCGAAACTTTGATAGCGGGCACTAGTCTATAAAAAATAAATCCAGTGTAAAGCAAAAAAATCAACGCTGAAAGTAATTGGACCAGGCGGGAGAGGTGTTTTGGCCCTGGTGCGTGAGCTGCTCCTTCTGAGTCCCGTCGGCCAGCATGATGAAGATCTGCCGGCTGCCGAAACGGTTGGACTCGTAGGCAATATGACGACTGTCGGGCGACCAGACGGGATGCTCATTGTTGGCGCCGTCTCGAGTCAGCTGGCTGAATCGTCCGCTGACCACGTCCAGCAGGTAGATGTCGAATCGTCCCGTTAGTCGCCTCCTCCAGGAGAAAGCGATGTGCACGCCGTCCGGACTCCAGGAGGGACTCACGGCCTCGCCGCCTTCGTTAATCAACCGGCGCAGGTTGGAGCCGTCCTCATCCATGATCCAGATCTGGGGAGAACCGCTGCGACCGGAGACGAAAGCGATTTGCCTTCCGGACTTGGGGTTCCATACGGGCGAGATGTCCACGCCGCGGGCCCGGGTCAGCCGGCGGAGGCGGCGGCCGCGGAGATCGGAAACGTAGATTTCGGGGTCACGGCTCTTGCTGGAGCTGAAGGCGATCCTTTCCCCGTCGGGGGCAAAGGCCGGCGTGGTGGTCAAGCCGCCGCGTTGGGAGAAGGGGATGAGCCTTTGG
It encodes:
- a CDS encoding serine/threonine-protein kinase → MFIGKQIGPYRILSRDRLADTRCFHKATHIERRETVALLFLKRPPRQDDPAESQFLQKLALYATLDHSNLARLFPIEAHEDLHILPMEFMHGTTLAETIGAGPCDFDQALQTAIQAARALLEVHENGLVHGQLTSRSLFLQEGNQVKLLDAVLPYLPPHLVLQDPEAPESRAPDPPAGQPPLLHLSYRAPEQVRGEPADARSDLFSLGAVLYEISLGEFLFTGEDGVALDRQIQDRELPRLISVRPHTSPGWSRLLGALLQKDPGDRYPSAYELLSDLEKLNYGFSLDKLAFRPANPRLTRRGFFRSFTGDPEE
- a CDS encoding single-stranded DNA-binding protein, with the translated sequence MAGSVNKVILVGRLGQDPEVRYTQGGTAVANLRIATDETWKDQSGERQQRTEWHTVVLWRRLAEICGQYLSKGRLVYIEGKLQTRSWQDREGNKRYSTEVQADNMVMLGGRSEEGQAAPAAQPAAVANSDTGASDDDIPF
- the ybgF gene encoding tol-pal system protein YbgF yields the protein MAMLPASAQKREIIRLQADVSIMQQQLRELQKGFDSDIAVLKDLVEKLFDQSNRMQAALEGMKSSNRQTETAVGAKIDSLETQFSVVNTGIDMVMERINKLSMQMAETKTQVVESLDNPRRPSGAPSPEALYNSAYGDYLKGSYDLAREGFQEYVNNYPQTELSDNALYWIGETFYGIRNFAEAVDAFDRVIQIYPKGDKVPAAILKKGFSYLELENRQAGVKELRWVIQKHPSSEEAKIARNRLKILGVSARAPRRKASRR
- the pal gene encoding peptidoglycan-associated lipoprotein Pal — protein: MKNRKSLNVAALCLFALLIAISGGCKKKVPVAPPEEPAPPPPPPKPTATLTANPTTIQKGKSSTLTWSTTNATNVSIDQGIGDVSTSGSRSVSPSSSTTYTLTAKGEGGTTTASARVTVTAPPPPPPKPKKREPTVEEMFTKKVKDIYFDYDKSEIRDDARTTLAAASEFLKKYPQVSFTIEGHCDERGSEEYNLGLGDRRANAALSHLTSMGISSSRVKTISYGKERPQCMESNESCWQKNRRAHFVLSR